Proteins from a genomic interval of Caulobacter rhizosphaerae:
- a CDS encoding M16 family metallopeptidase, which translates to MIRVSRLALVLSAGLSLSACATLSHPKSGGNDQAAAPSTKAPATPARTSGVPTIDLVKPGQWPQAVSDVAPDPRVRFGVLPNGLRYAIQKNATPPGQAALRLWFDAGSLDETDEQQGLAHFLEHMAFNGSKNVPEGDMIKILERHGLSFGADTNASTNFSETTYQLDLPKTDDDTVDTSLMLLREAAGELTIAPDAVDRERGVVLSEERTRDSPGYRVFVNTFGFQLQGQRPPQRLPIGKTEILRTAPAQRIRDFYQAWYRPENAVVVAVGDFDVDAMEAKIKARFGDWKAVGPAGVKPDLGPVAKRGLTAKVLVEPGAQTSVQMAWVLPPDLELETRAKDQEELVKALGFAVLNRRLQVLTRSDAPPFIVAVAMQNDQEHAAQITTLAATAQPGHWNEALTALEQEQRRIVQYGVRQDELDREIAAMRAGFVAAAAGEATQRTTALAGAIVGTLDDREVVTSPSQNLAVFDEATKGLTADKVSALLKAQFAGSGPLIVIPTPTAIDGAEKAVTDAYAASAKVAVAAPAAPGVTAWPYATFGPKGAVASQTEVADLDTVFVRFANGVRLTVKPTKFRDDQILVKARVGHGLLDLPPASQSPLWAGSAYIEGGLKQISTQDMERVLNGKVWNAGLGVEDDAFSLSGRTRPEDLDTELQVLAAYAVEGGWRPEAFNRIKTYYGTIHDQLESTPGGVMSRDLGGLLHGGDGRWTFPSRQQIAGASLEQLKSAVSGPLAADSIEVVVVGDITVDKAVAAVAQTFGALPARADVPAPAGAEKAPFPTPSSTPVVRTHKGRADQGQLFIAWKTDDLFSDLQRARNTQVLAQVMQLRLTDELREKQGATYSPSASASASVAFTGWGYLAVSVETPPDKIDGVIASIRQIAADLRDKPVTADELERAKKPRIDQIEKARETNEYWLGALSGAQTDPRLLTATRSVLAGLQRVTVADVQNAAKAFLADDKSWTMIVKPEGK; encoded by the coding sequence ATGATCCGCGTTTCGCGCCTGGCGCTCGTTCTCTCGGCCGGGCTCAGCCTCTCCGCCTGCGCGACCCTGTCCCACCCGAAGTCCGGCGGAAACGACCAGGCCGCCGCGCCGTCGACCAAGGCTCCCGCCACACCGGCAAGAACGTCGGGCGTGCCGACCATCGACCTGGTCAAGCCTGGCCAGTGGCCGCAGGCGGTGTCGGACGTCGCGCCCGATCCGCGGGTGCGGTTCGGCGTGCTGCCCAACGGCCTGCGCTACGCGATCCAGAAGAACGCCACCCCGCCCGGCCAGGCCGCCCTGCGCCTGTGGTTCGACGCCGGCTCGCTGGACGAGACCGACGAGCAGCAGGGCCTGGCCCACTTCCTCGAGCACATGGCGTTCAACGGGTCGAAGAACGTGCCCGAAGGCGACATGATCAAGATCCTCGAGCGCCACGGCCTGTCGTTCGGCGCCGACACCAACGCCTCGACCAATTTCAGCGAGACCACCTACCAGCTGGACCTGCCCAAGACCGACGACGACACGGTTGACACCTCGCTGATGCTGCTGCGCGAGGCGGCCGGCGAGCTGACCATCGCCCCCGACGCCGTCGACCGCGAGCGCGGCGTGGTGCTGTCGGAAGAGCGCACCCGCGACAGCCCCGGCTATCGGGTGTTCGTCAACACCTTCGGCTTCCAGCTGCAGGGCCAACGGCCGCCGCAGCGCCTGCCGATCGGCAAGACCGAGATCCTCAGGACCGCCCCGGCCCAGCGCATCCGCGACTTCTACCAGGCCTGGTATCGGCCCGAAAACGCCGTGGTGGTGGCCGTGGGCGACTTCGACGTCGACGCCATGGAGGCCAAGATCAAGGCCCGGTTCGGCGACTGGAAGGCCGTCGGCCCGGCCGGCGTCAAGCCGGACCTGGGTCCCGTGGCCAAGCGCGGCCTGACCGCCAAGGTGCTGGTCGAGCCCGGCGCCCAGACCTCGGTCCAGATGGCCTGGGTCCTGCCGCCCGACCTGGAGCTGGAGACCCGCGCCAAGGACCAGGAAGAGCTGGTCAAGGCCCTGGGCTTCGCGGTGCTGAACCGCCGGCTGCAGGTGCTGACCCGCTCGGACGCCCCGCCGTTCATCGTCGCCGTGGCCATGCAGAACGACCAGGAGCACGCCGCGCAGATCACCACCCTGGCGGCCACCGCCCAGCCGGGCCACTGGAACGAGGCCCTGACGGCGCTCGAGCAGGAACAGCGCCGCATCGTCCAGTACGGCGTGCGCCAGGACGAGCTGGACCGCGAGATCGCCGCCATGCGGGCCGGCTTCGTGGCCGCCGCGGCCGGCGAGGCCACCCAGCGCACCACGGCCCTGGCCGGCGCCATCGTCGGCACGCTGGACGACCGCGAGGTGGTCACCAGTCCGTCGCAGAACCTGGCGGTGTTCGACGAGGCCACGAAAGGCCTGACCGCCGACAAGGTCTCGGCCCTGCTCAAGGCCCAGTTCGCCGGCTCCGGTCCGCTGATCGTCATCCCGACCCCGACGGCCATCGACGGCGCGGAAAAGGCCGTCACCGACGCCTACGCCGCCTCGGCCAAGGTCGCGGTCGCCGCCCCGGCCGCGCCGGGCGTCACCGCCTGGCCCTATGCGACCTTCGGGCCGAAGGGCGCGGTGGCCTCGCAGACGGAGGTCGCCGACCTGGACACCGTGTTCGTGCGCTTCGCCAACGGCGTGCGCCTGACGGTCAAGCCGACCAAGTTCCGCGACGACCAGATCCTGGTGAAGGCCCGCGTCGGCCACGGCCTGTTGGACCTGCCGCCGGCTAGCCAGAGCCCGCTGTGGGCCGGTTCGGCCTATATCGAGGGCGGGCTCAAGCAGATCAGCACCCAGGACATGGAGCGGGTGCTGAACGGCAAGGTGTGGAACGCCGGCCTGGGGGTCGAGGACGACGCCTTCAGCCTGTCGGGCCGCACCCGTCCCGAAGACCTGGACACCGAGCTGCAGGTGCTGGCGGCCTACGCCGTCGAGGGCGGCTGGCGGCCCGAGGCCTTCAACCGCATCAAGACCTATTACGGCACGATCCACGACCAGCTGGAGAGCACGCCGGGCGGGGTGATGAGCCGCGACCTGGGCGGGCTGCTGCACGGCGGCGACGGCCGCTGGACCTTCCCCAGCCGCCAGCAGATCGCCGGCGCGTCGCTGGAGCAGTTGAAGAGCGCGGTGTCGGGCCCGCTGGCCGCCGACTCCATCGAGGTGGTGGTCGTCGGCGACATCACGGTCGACAAGGCCGTGGCGGCCGTGGCCCAGACCTTCGGCGCCCTGCCAGCCCGCGCCGACGTGCCGGCCCCGGCCGGGGCCGAGAAGGCCCCCTTCCCCACCCCGTCGTCGACCCCGGTCGTGCGCACCCATAAGGGCCGGGCCGACCAGGGCCAGCTGTTCATCGCCTGGAAGACCGATGACCTGTTCAGCGACCTGCAGCGGGCCCGCAACACCCAGGTCCTGGCCCAGGTGATGCAGCTGCGCCTGACGGACGAACTGCGCGAGAAGCAGGGGGCGACCTATTCGCCCTCGGCCTCGGCCTCGGCCAGCGTGGCCTTCACCGGCTGGGGCTATCTGGCGGTCAGCGTCGAGACCCCGCCCGACAAGATCGACGGCGTGATCGCCTCCATCCGCCAGATCGCCGCCGACCTGCGCGACAAGCCGGTCACCGCCGACGAGCTGGAACGGGCCAAGAAGCCGCGCATCGACCAGATCGAAAAGGCCCGCGAGACCAACGAGTACTGGCTGGGCGCGTTGTCCGGCGCCCAGACCGACCCGCGCCTGCTCACCGCCACCCGCTCGGTGCTGGCCGGCCTGCAGCGCGTGACCGTCGCCGACGTCCAGAACGCCGCCAAGGCCTTCCTCGCCGACGACAAGTCCTGGACGATGATCGTCAAGCCGGAGGGGAAGTAG
- a CDS encoding dihydrofolate reductase family protein, translated as MSMSLDGYIAGPNDEVGNPGGDDFMRLHEWYGDFSRPAGPVGQLWDEWNAPGAILAGRRTVEQVDHWGGDNQGVPIFVPSHRPPGPSVANYPLVKYVSDGIVSAMAQAKAAAGNRDVLMLGAYTAQRALEAGVLDELQIHQVPVLFGSGRRLFDVLPSRVELEIVRVIDTPEATHIRYRVRR; from the coding sequence ATGTCCATGTCGCTGGACGGGTATATCGCGGGGCCCAACGATGAAGTGGGCAATCCCGGCGGCGACGACTTCATGCGGTTGCACGAATGGTACGGGGATTTTTCCCGCCCCGCCGGACCGGTCGGACAGCTTTGGGACGAATGGAACGCGCCCGGCGCCATCCTGGCGGGGCGGCGAACCGTGGAGCAGGTCGATCACTGGGGCGGTGACAATCAGGGTGTCCCGATCTTCGTGCCCAGTCACAGGCCGCCCGGGCCATCCGTCGCCAACTATCCGTTGGTCAAATATGTGAGCGACGGGATCGTGAGCGCCATGGCGCAGGCGAAGGCCGCCGCCGGGAACCGGGACGTGTTGATGCTTGGCGCGTATACGGCGCAACGGGCGCTGGAAGCCGGCGTGCTCGACGAACTGCAAATCCACCAGGTTCCAGTCCTGTTCGGATCTGGCCGCCGACTGTTCGACGTCTTGCCGTCGCGTGTCGAGTTGGAGATCGTTCGGGTGATCGACACGCCCGAGGCCACGCACATCCGCTACCGCGTCCGCCGCTGA
- a CDS encoding DUF3126 family protein encodes MDAATIAKLEGHLKRTFGNPHIALKARPKQKDSAEVEVKGEFIGVVFQDEDEDGSFMFEMAILAEDLEG; translated from the coding sequence ATGGACGCCGCCACCATCGCCAAGCTCGAAGGCCATCTGAAGCGCACCTTCGGCAACCCGCACATCGCCCTCAAGGCCCGCCCCAAGCAGAAGGACTCCGCCGAGGTCGAGGTGAAGGGCGAGTTCATCGGCGTCGTCTTCCAGGACGAGGACGAGGACGGCTCGTTCATGTTCGAGATGGCGATCCTGGCCGAAGACCTGGAAGGCTAG
- a CDS encoding LysR substrate-binding domain-containing protein codes for MAARLLPPLNALRAFEAFGRRGRMTLAADELCVTHGAISRQIRQLEDHLGVALTEGPRNRLALTETGLILAQALTQALDQIEAALPQPAGDGTLVVSCLPTFAIKWLIPRLPGFVAAHPEIPVRIVESNGPFDFRADGVDLAIRMRLPGAPPSPDADVAPFLKHAVGPVASPGLAAQVHDLESLAGLPRLHTRTFLESWAEWEAAAGLVLPPAAVNREFDHYFYMLEAAAAGLGVALSPFAFVENDLAAGRLVAPLGLIPGQAEVCALTPRGRASRAARRFRDWLVAQGAATPAPPGSQQMVEPGAAKPLTLSRPAL; via the coding sequence ATGGCCGCCCGCTTGCTTCCGCCGCTGAACGCCCTGCGCGCCTTCGAGGCGTTCGGCCGGCGCGGGCGGATGACCCTGGCGGCCGACGAGCTGTGCGTCACCCATGGGGCGATCAGCCGCCAGATCCGCCAGCTGGAAGACCATCTCGGCGTCGCCCTGACCGAAGGGCCACGCAACCGCCTGGCCCTGACCGAGACCGGCCTGATCCTCGCCCAGGCCCTGACCCAGGCGCTGGACCAGATCGAGGCCGCCCTGCCCCAGCCGGCCGGCGACGGGACGCTGGTGGTCTCGTGCCTGCCGACCTTCGCCATCAAGTGGCTGATCCCGCGCCTGCCCGGCTTCGTGGCCGCCCATCCCGAGATCCCGGTGCGGATCGTGGAGTCCAACGGACCGTTCGACTTCCGCGCCGACGGCGTCGACCTGGCCATCCGCATGCGCCTGCCGGGCGCCCCGCCCTCCCCCGACGCCGACGTCGCCCCCTTCCTCAAGCACGCCGTCGGCCCCGTGGCCTCGCCCGGCCTGGCCGCCCAGGTGCACGACCTGGAGAGCCTCGCCGGCCTGCCCCGGCTGCACACCCGCACCTTCCTGGAAAGCTGGGCCGAGTGGGAGGCCGCGGCCGGCCTGGTCCTGCCGCCGGCGGCGGTGAACCGCGAGTTCGACCACTATTTCTACATGCTGGAGGCCGCCGCCGCCGGCCTGGGCGTGGCCCTCAGCCCCTTCGCCTTCGTGGAAAACGACCTGGCCGCCGGTCGCCTCGTCGCGCCGCTGGGCCTGATCCCAGGCCAGGCCGAGGTCTGCGCCCTGACGCCCCGGGGCCGGGCCAGCCGGGCGGCCCGGCGGTTCCGCGACTGGCTGGTCGCCCAGGGCGCGGCGACCCCGGCCCCGCCCGGTTCTCAACAGATGGTCGAGCCCGGCGCCGCAAAACCCCTTACACTTTCGCGTCCAGCCCTCTAG
- a CDS encoding type II toxin-antitoxin system Phd/YefM family antitoxin, giving the protein MPDGTWSLADAKAKLSEVVERAKTQGPQHLTKNGKDAAVVLSAEEYRRLVEAGDGVPKRPPAWLDPRFRLLTDDEHAELFTRDPDQGRVIEF; this is encoded by the coding sequence ATGCCCGACGGAACCTGGAGCCTGGCCGATGCGAAGGCCAAGCTGAGCGAAGTGGTCGAGCGGGCCAAGACCCAGGGCCCGCAGCACCTGACCAAGAACGGCAAGGACGCCGCCGTCGTGCTGTCCGCCGAGGAATACCGCCGCCTGGTCGAAGCCGGCGACGGCGTCCCCAAGCGGCCGCCGGCCTGGCTTGATCCCCGCTTCCGGCTTCTGACCGACGACGAGCATGCCGAACTGTTCACCCGCGACCCGGATCAGGGGCGGGTGATCGAGTTCTGA